One stretch of Niallia sp. XMNu-256 DNA includes these proteins:
- a CDS encoding tRNA-dihydrouridine synthase → MKDNFWNDLPRPFFILAPMEDVTDVVFRHVVSKAARPDVFFTEFANTESYCHPEGQQSVRGRLTFTEDEQPIVAHIWGDKPEYFRQMSIGMEKLGFRGIDINMGCPVPNVASNGKGAGLIQRPEVAADIIQAAKAGGLPVSVKTRLGYTDVDEWRDWLTHLLKQDIVNLSVHLRTREEMSKVAAHWELIPEIKKLRDAIAPDTLLTINGDIPDRQVGMKLAEQYGVDGIMIGRGIFKNPFAFEKEPKEHSSKELLDLLRLQLDLHDQYSKEMEPRSFPPLQRFFKIYVKGFRGASELRHQLMSTKSTDEVREMLDHIVIEED, encoded by the coding sequence ATGAAAGATAATTTTTGGAATGATTTACCTAGACCATTTTTTATACTCGCCCCAATGGAAGATGTGACGGATGTTGTTTTCCGTCATGTAGTAAGTAAAGCGGCTAGACCTGATGTATTTTTTACAGAGTTTGCAAACACTGAGAGTTATTGTCATCCAGAGGGACAGCAAAGTGTGCGTGGGCGTTTGACTTTCACAGAGGATGAACAACCCATTGTGGCCCATATTTGGGGTGATAAACCTGAATATTTTCGGCAAATGAGTATTGGGATGGAGAAACTTGGGTTTCGGGGGATTGATATCAATATGGGTTGTCCTGTACCTAATGTGGCGTCGAACGGGAAGGGAGCCGGACTCATTCAACGTCCAGAAGTTGCGGCAGATATAATTCAAGCAGCAAAAGCAGGAGGGTTGCCTGTTAGTGTAAAAACAAGGCTTGGTTATACAGATGTAGACGAATGGCGCGATTGGCTGACTCATTTATTGAAACAGGACATTGTTAATCTATCGGTTCATCTTCGTACAAGAGAGGAAATGAGCAAAGTTGCTGCCCATTGGGAACTGATTCCGGAGATTAAGAAACTTCGTGACGCGATCGCACCCGATACCCTTTTAACCATTAACGGAGATATTCCTGATCGGCAAGTTGGCATGAAGCTCGCTGAACAATATGGTGTGGATGGAATTATGATCGGGCGCGGTATTTTTAAAAATCCATTTGCCTTTGAAAAAGAGCCAAAAGAACATAGCAGTAAGGAATTGCTTGATCTCTTGAGGTTGCAGCTTGATCTTCATGATCAATATTCAAAAGAAATGGAGCCGCGTTCATTTCCTCCTCTCCAACGCTTTTTTAAGATTTATGTCAAAGGTTTCCGGGGCGCGAGTGAATTAAGACATCAACTGATGAGCACAAAATCAACGGATGAAGTGCGGGAAATGCTCGATCACATTGTGATTGAAGAGGATTAA